The Bactrocera dorsalis isolate Fly_Bdor chromosome 2, ASM2337382v1, whole genome shotgun sequence region aaaaacgaaatattaatGTATACAAGAAAACGGAAAAAGCATAAGCAAATAATTGTCAATGTAGCAAAACGAAATGTCACAAAATTACAtgaggggtattctcttgctcttgcaaaacctggtgcacggtgcaagcattgcagatttacaacggcacaacaacaaacacacgcagaaaaatatttgcaagggctgtgaaatatgtcagaccaaaacccataggggtattctcttgctcttgcaagattgcagattgcaaaaatactacaccgaaatatacaagggcacgagagcacccattgcagaatctagtgatatatgagcgactgattcagtcaatttattgtaaatgactactgtgcatggctattgtgaattggcgcaccttctgcatacatttttaacaaaaaaaactgtaaaaaaactttataatttaaatagaaattataaaatctaattaaaatttacctttctcaaattttctttacaatttaccgacgtaatatgtctttatgtaaaatggcaactacaacagggttgcaattttatttttgcgtgacattgcacgctaatatacacgggttttggtctgacatatttcacagcccttgcaaatatttttctgcgtgtgtctgttgttgtgccgttgtaaatctgcaatgcttgcaccgtgcaccgggttttgcaagagcaagagaatacccctaaaatatttatggctttattttaattattttattttagttaaattctctgcatggcaacccttttcttattgtgcaaatgcagagaatttaactaaaatgaaataattgtaaaattttcaactttaaatgcaaatatctctaatagccctgacagatgacagcgctaatatgcattagcgggcttaatttacatttatttgcgcatttgacccatgttaatgcaagtttgtaatgcacaagaattccgtgcatttggttgaatttactaaatttgagtaggcaacactgatcaaaaatggccgatttttgctatttattgacagatgtcgcacttttgctatccatttttccaatattcttaacttttttgcacactttttccgcattacaatcaattattgctattaatttcactctattatcttttaacgtagataataataaacgaattttttcgttaaatttatattgattttccaaaattaccaaaatttcttttaataatttatcttattcatttttatttcacttttttttaataaagaaacaaatttcactatcagctgtctaaaagcacaagcctgccgtctgtcaccataaaatttcaattcgcattagcgttgcttaaggcgcattaactttgctcgtctgtcagggctataagaaTGAACTTATAATTCCATTGTAAAGTGTGGCAAGTTCATTTTTTTAGCAAGCGTTTCGGTGTGTGGCAACTCTTTGAAATAGAAAAGAATTTGTAATTTTACTTGTGTATTACATGTTATTTGGCGTAATTtcgtgttattttttattacaaaagttaAAAGATGATGAGTCGGAAAAGACGAGCTAGTTCTATTTCTAGTAAGCAAGATGAGGATCCATTACAAATGGATGATTCAACTCCGGAGCAATCTCCAGTTCTACAAACTTCCGTACGCAAAAAACGCCGGCCAGACCCAAGTGAATTGTGCCAGCAGCTGTACGATTCAATACGAAGCATTAAAAAAGAAGATGGCGCTTCATTGTGCGACACATTTATACGTGCACCAAAAAGACGCCAGGAGCCCTCTTATTACGACATAGTAACGAATCCTATTGATTTACTGAAAATTCAACAGAAATTGAAGACAGATTCTTACGACGATATAGATGATTTGATGCAAGATTTCGAACTTTTGGTGAAGAATGCTAAAGCATTCTACAAGTCGGACACTGTTGAGCATCAGGATGCCCAATCACTTTGGCAGTATATTCTGATAAATAAACATAGAATATTGGATTCAAATGGTATCGTTGAAGATGAGCCTAAAAcgaaacgtctctgtcgcaatCCTAGACGGTTGACTGGATCCACCAGTAACAATGGTTCAGTTGAAGTAGATAATGAATCAACACGACCTGATGAGGATATAAATCCCTATGAAGAACTTTTTGCCGTTGTTATGAACGCAGTGGACGCTACCATGAATGATCGACCACTTCATCGGATGTTTCTTTTATTGCcttctaaaaaaatgtatccTGATTATTATGATGTCATTGAACACCCAATAGATTTAAGATTAATAGCtacaaaaattcaaatgaatGCTTATTCGAACCTTGTGGAAATGGAACGCGATCTTTTACAAATGACTAAGAATGCTTGTCAATTTAATGAGCCCGGTTCACAAATCTATAAGGATGCAAAAACTCTAAAACGTCTTTTCACGCAAAGACGTATGGAAATTGATAGTGGTAAAATTAAAGCATCGCGTCGCGTCAAAACTTTATCAAGTGCTGCAATTTCGGGTATGCTTTTTCCATTAACGATAatcattaaaacattttttaaatttttatattacagcTATGAAGGAAGAAGTTGATAGTTCTGATGATGAAGAAACAAGCAAAAAAGGTGAAGGACCGATGTGGGCACtttttgatcatttatataatgcACCTGGCTCTTCGGAGCATCCTGGAGCAACAGGTCCTCCATTGGGTACATCATTGTGGAAATTGCCCGTACGTCGTTTTCATCCTGAGTACTTTGAACTCATTAAATATCCGATATCAATGTGTCAAATACATACTAAACTGAAAAAAGGAGATTACGCTAACATCAGCGATCTTACCGCTGATCTCTGTCTTATGTTAGATAATGCAAAAAAAGCATTTCCATCAACACATCGTACGCACAAGGATGctgtgaaaatgttaaaaataatgaatacaaAGTTAGTTGAAGAGTCGTTGGAACCGGAAACTAGCGACATGGATGATGACGGTGATATTGATGGGGATGTGGAGGATACATTGTTAAATAATCGCGACACACCACGTGAAAAGAAAAAAGGCCGCCCGCGTATTAATTCTAATAATACAAGTGCGCCCAATACACCTATCAGTAATTCACCAAAGGCTAGTAGGATTCCGATAAACGCTgtcataaagaaaaaaattttgagcatACAAAGGTATTTGGTTGATTTTACTATTGGAAATCGAAAGCCCATTGACCTGTTTATGGAGAAACCACCTAGAAAAGTTTATCCCGACTACTATGACATTATTCAAAATCCCATTGACATGAATACAATTGAACACAATATACGTTGTGATAAATATGCCACCGTAGAAGATGTAGTTGCAGATTATCGACTTATGTTTTCGAATTGTAGACAATATAATGAAGAGGGATCCACAATTTATGAAGATGCGAATAATTTGGAAAGAGCATTGAATGAGAAACTACGAGAATTCCCTGGTTTAGCAGACATTAAAAAACCGCCTCAAAAATTGGGCAAACCCAGTGGTCGTAGAAagactgttgttgttgataaatTGTGGCAATTTTATGAGACCATACGAGAATATCAAGAACCAAAAGGCAAGCGACAATTGTCTTTAATATTTACTAAGCTTCCATCAAAGAATGAATATCCAGATTACTATGACATTATAAAGGAACCAATCGATATGGAGCGTATAGCGCAAAAGTTAAAGCAAGCTTGTTACGAGAGCGTAGATGAGTTGGCGGCTGACTTTTTATTGATGCTTGAAAATGCTTGCAAGTATAATGAACCGGACTCACAGATATATAAGGATGCTCTTGTATTACAGCAATTGACACTCCAATTAAAACAAAGCTTAAAAAATGAACAATCATCCACACCAGATGTATCACTAGCTGTACAAGAATTGTTTCTTAGTTTGTTTACTCAGTTATACAATCACCAAGATGAGGCAGGAAGATGCTATTCTGACTCTTTAGCTGAGGTGCCGGAATATGATGAAATTGCTGATGGTACCGGTAAAATGAGTAAAATTCGCGGTATCTCACTGGATTTGATAAAACGCCGATTAGATAAGCTGACATATAAGCGTTTAGATGTTTTTcaagaagatattttttcatgtcTCGAAAGAGCTCGACGTTTATCCCGAACGGATTCCGACGTATTCCAGGATTCAATTGAACTCCAGATGTTCTTCATTAAAAAGCGTGATGAATTGTGCAAAGATACATTTAGTTCACCAGCACTACTGTACACTGTAGAGAATTTACTTGCGGAGGTAGAAGTAATGCGTCAACAGAAAGTTGCACAAGAAGATCAAGACCAGGAAGACAAGGACGATTTGGATACGGCTGCAATGCAAGGTGAAAGTATGACCATTAATCAGAAAGTATTTTCGCCTGGAGACTTTGTGTACTTTCAACTACCGGAGAACAAAATTCCCAGTATTGCATACATTGAGCGCCTTTGGACAACAGCAGATAATGTGAAGTGGATGCATGGATCAGTTTTCTTGCGGCCACATGAAACATACCATGTTACAACGCGAAAATTTCTCGAAATGGAGGTATTTAAAAGCAGTGTTTCTCAGACGATTCCAATGGACAAGGTGCTTGGCAAATGTTATATAATGCACATCAAAGATTATATTAAAATGCGTCCGGAAGGTTATGCCGATAAGGATGTATTTGTTTGTGAATCAAGATATAATGGTCGCGCACgttgtttcaaaaaattcaaaatatggcCTTTTGTACGTGAGAACGATCCCGTTCGTTTTGTTCCCAGAGATGAGCCATTAGAGCTGAAAAGAGTTATGTCGGTATTTAAAGAACGCATTGAGAAGCACAAAGGCGAATTGGAAGAGCTTAAGTTACAAGAGGCATTAGTGGAAAAGGAAAAACCAAACGTAGTATGCGATGCTCTACCTTTAAATTCGGAACCGAACAGTGTTTACTATCAGCAATTTAACACGATTTGCAGTGGGGCAGTTAAAATCGGTGATTTCGTATACGTGGCTACCCAAAGTGGAAAGCAGTCGATTGCACAAATTCATCAAATATGGGAAAATGGTAGCAAATCATATTTCAAAGGACCCTGGCTCTTGACTCCAAGCGAGATAGTAtcgccatcaaacaaacaatactATCGTCAAGAACTTTTATTGTCGACCGTTGAGGACATTAGTCCATTAATCGCCATTGTTGGGCGCTGTGCTGTTTTGGAATATACTGATTACATAAGTAGTCGTCCCACTGAAATTCCAGAGTGCGATGTCTACATTTGTGAGTCTGTTTACGACGAATTACGAAAATCATTACGGAAACTCAACACACCTGGCGGTTTACGGAAATTTCAACATAGTCCTGAAGTAACACAGGATGAGATATTCCATTTTAAAACTCATTTGAAGCCTATTAGAGATGTTAAGGGGGCTGAAGCCCAGGAAAACTTGGCTTTGATGGAAGATTCATTAGATGGTAATCCACCGTCGGTCAATTCGGATATAGCGGCAATATCGTCGCCAGCTCCTTCGGTATCTTCCACACCGATATCGtcgaaagtaaaaaataaaacaactaaaaaGAGCCTTACTGGTTATATTCTTTATTCAAGTGAAGTGCGCAAAGGTGAGTACATTTAACATAATAAACTAACATTTCActtaaatctttatttttgtaataggAATTAGTCAGAGCAATCCTGATGCTTCATTTGGGGATATTTCACGTATGGTGGGCACGGAATGGAAAAATTTACCAGCTAGCGTCAAACAGAGTTGGGAGGATCGCGCTTCACGCTTAAATGAGGAGTCAGCCGCCCGCCGAGAAATAGATGAAAGTTTGAATTGTGCAGGTGGTGCGGTAAGCGGTAGCCCAGGTCCTAATGATCAGCAGAATGGTCATATATTTGAATGTCTGTGGGATAAATGTGATTATCAATTTGAAGATGCTGTCGACTGCATGGAACATTGTATTCAAGATGGCACTGGCCACATTCAACGTACTGCCATGCAAGGCAACGCTACTGCATTCACTTGCTTATGGCGGGGATGTATACGCATGAAGAAAAACATGCAGGCGTTTCCATCAATGTTGCGTCTCATCAAGCATGTCCGGGAGGTACATTTAAGCAAGGGCGGTAAAATTCTACTTCCAAACGAACGAAGCAAAAATTTTGTGccgagaaaaaatcaaaaaactacACAAGTTATTCAACTAAATACACAATCACATCAAGTACAACAAGCTGTTATGTCACCTCGAGGAGTCACCGGCAATGGAGTAGAGAATGGTGCGGTTTCGCAGTATCCAATGCAAGTTTTGGGACCACCGCCAGAACCAATGTTTGTAACGGTGCCACCAAGGCCTCAACGCGTTTTGCATTCCGaggcatatattaaatatattgagAATTTGCAAAATACTTCAACTGCTCCACAGAAGCCTACATGGAAGACTGCAGTGAAGATTGCTACACCATCCAATGTGACCACAAAGCCGGGTACTGCATTACCCACCAACTGGTTGGGAAGATATGCTGAGGGAACTACTGAAGATGTTGTGACAGCACTGTGCCATTTACGCAATTTCATGATGGACGATGCACTACAAATTAAGCGTAGTTGCTACTAAGTACATTAACATTACATATTGCTCATTAATATCCTCCTTTTTGACTATGAAAACACCATTACCATTACtctaatacacatatataatattctaattatatacttatttgaATGCAGGCGATTAAGAAAATACTGTTACCAATTATCTTTTTATGTTCAGAATGCTTTTCATTTGTGAGtagcgaaaagaaaattaactaataatgtttgatttttattcaacaaatcgcaatttgacatatgtatgtgtatacatatatgtatatcatattcaTAAATTCACTTTACTATACTATTATTCACTTTACTATATATAGACATGGTTATTACCTATTACACATTAATATTGACAATTTCTGCTTATTCAAATCTtaactaatgtacatacatatgtatgactttcTCCAATGCATCAAAATGTGacaatgaaatatataattatggTAAAGGAAAATCatcttttatttctatattttatttttaagatgattagattttaaataagtacatatgtatatcgcacACTAACATAAATACAATACAGTCACAACTCGAAAAATGACATGAGCAGCTCctgtaaaaattattgattgtAAATAATGTGGAATATCTTCTTAAAAGCTGTACTCAAAAATTATTGATGATCTAGTTTAACAGAGAAATTACGAAACATTTTTGAGTTAAGGCATCGAATAATATtgtgataataaaaattatttcctcgAAAGTAAACATTTCAgaaaaacaaattgattttgaaaacttaagttgtgaatcttttgtatttagtgtgcgatatacatacttacatatgttaaACAGTATAATCGCAATTCATTACAGCCGATATCTGCGACATAAATCTGAATGAATTAAGACAACttcgatttatgtacatacatacatatgtatatgtaaaagtaAATCGAAACGGTGAATTAAATGACGCTtgtaaaatgtgtttattttatcATTAATACAATGGTTTGATACAAAACATTTTCTGAAGTTcgtgaatttattgagagataGCAGAGCATCGAAGCATCTTTTATGGATGGATGGTTAATGATTTGGGTACGAATCGTTTGCAAAAACGATGTCGAGTAGAGatcgcaaaagagatgcttgacaatgTAGCTGAGAACCTTGCATTAATCGACGACATCATTAATGGTGACGAGATGTGGGTCACCACCAAGAAGAATGTTAAATAGtacctatgtacataagtatgtttggcaaaataaatggaCCCCCCTATCACACAAAGTTTTGTTCATTGTAAACCTACATATAATGTTTATGTAGGTCTGTTTATGAGCTTGTGTAGATTCATATAGAATTTATTTACTCATTCCTAATTATTAGCTTTCTGTTTTGATTCCTCAGTTTCTTCGCtgagttttatatatgtaaacactGTCTTTCGTGTTTCTATGACATCATGTTTTATATTGCCGCACTTATCTAATATGCTTTTTTTATTACCCTCGGTCCactcaatttatgtatattgctctTAGAGatacttacaaacatactcGCGTGcattgcaataacaataacagctTGTGAAAAGAACCGGCTTCTGTTTTTGACTCTCATTCACGTGAATACATGTTTATACTtacctatgtatataagtatatactacatacatatgtacttacatcaAACAAAATTGAGTATATTTGTCTGAAATACAAACTGTATACTGGTGTATACCTAGCCATGTCGGCTTATTTGTCACCCGTACTGGATGAGGTGCGCGTTATAGTTCCGAATAGCTACTTTATCGTCTCCGTGCGTTGCTCACTCAACCTCGTTGGTACAAAAGCTTATACAAGCGAAAAATTCgacaatttgaaatattttctagttCTAATAATGTGTTAGACATTCGCTTGTTTTTAGTAGTGATTTGAGTATCGTGTGGAACGGTCTGAAAATAGACGTCCAGATCTAGATGCCGTgtagtatattaagtttaaattttatgcgctctaactaaatattatatttggtggaatatttcaagaaatatatttttaaaatatattcactATTTTATACGTGcgtattacacacacacatacaaacattcgTAACGGTGtggctacatacatatacctgtAGGAATACCTAAATAATATATTGCACAAAAATGTCGGACGCGGCAAATGGTGAGTCAAAGTTCGGTTTCAAGGACAAGGAGAAGGCAGAGGAGACTTTGCAATTGTTAGAAAGTCATGACATGCAGTACCGGAAACTTACAGTGCGAGGATTACTGGGACGAGCAAAACGTGTCCTTACTAGTGAGTAACAATAACTGTATCTAAATGTGCTTACTACaaaaaacttatacatatacactcatatatatgtatgtacatatatacatatatctacatatgtatatttaaaaatttttttgtatatatatttttttcataaaaatttttatttcgttatcGATACAGTGACCAAGGCTGAGGAGAAGGTAAAGAATATCAATTCAGCAATAGAAGTCTTCGAGAAGTGGCTGGAGGCGAATGGCGGCGGTGCTGCTAATAAAAACGCCAAAACCGACAAGGAAGACAAAGTCGAAACAGTACCTGGCTTAGGATTTAAGGACAAGGCAGCAGCGGAAGCCACACTAAGGTAATAGAGAGTTTTTAAATGAATGCGTAGTGGCTTACTAACTTTTAACCTCAAGTATAAAGTGTT contains the following coding sequences:
- the LOC105222821 gene encoding protein polybromo-1; this translates as MMSRKRRASSISSKQDEDPLQMDDSTPEQSPVLQTSVRKKRRPDPSELCQQLYDSIRSIKKEDGASLCDTFIRAPKRRQEPSYYDIVTNPIDLLKIQQKLKTDSYDDIDDLMQDFELLVKNAKAFYKSDTVEHQDAQSLWQYILINKHRILDSNGIVEDEPKTKRLCRNPRRLTGSTSNNGSVEVDNESTRPDEDINPYEELFAVVMNAVDATMNDRPLHRMFLLLPSKKMYPDYYDVIEHPIDLRLIATKIQMNAYSNLVEMERDLLQMTKNACQFNEPGSQIYKDAKTLKRLFTQRRMEIDSGKIKASRRVKTLSSAAISAMKEEVDSSDDEETSKKGEGPMWALFDHLYNAPGSSEHPGATGPPLGTSLWKLPVRRFHPEYFELIKYPISMCQIHTKLKKGDYANISDLTADLCLMLDNAKKAFPSTHRTHKDAVKMLKIMNTKLVEESLEPETSDMDDDGDIDGDVEDTLLNNRDTPREKKKGRPRINSNNTSAPNTPISNSPKASRIPINAVIKKKILSIQRYLVDFTIGNRKPIDLFMEKPPRKVYPDYYDIIQNPIDMNTIEHNIRCDKYATVEDVVADYRLMFSNCRQYNEEGSTIYEDANNLERALNEKLREFPGLADIKKPPQKLGKPSGRRKTVVVDKLWQFYETIREYQEPKGKRQLSLIFTKLPSKNEYPDYYDIIKEPIDMERIAQKLKQACYESVDELAADFLLMLENACKYNEPDSQIYKDALVLQQLTLQLKQSLKNEQSSTPDVSLAVQELFLSLFTQLYNHQDEAGRCYSDSLAEVPEYDEIADGTGKMSKIRGISLDLIKRRLDKLTYKRLDVFQEDIFSCLERARRLSRTDSDVFQDSIELQMFFIKKRDELCKDTFSSPALLYTVENLLAEVEVMRQQKVAQEDQDQEDKDDLDTAAMQGESMTINQKVFSPGDFVYFQLPENKIPSIAYIERLWTTADNVKWMHGSVFLRPHETYHVTTRKFLEMEVFKSSVSQTIPMDKVLGKCYIMHIKDYIKMRPEGYADKDVFVCESRYNGRARCFKKFKIWPFVRENDPVRFVPRDEPLELKRVMSVFKERIEKHKGELEELKLQEALVEKEKPNVVCDALPLNSEPNSVYYQQFNTICSGAVKIGDFVYVATQSGKQSIAQIHQIWENGSKSYFKGPWLLTPSEIVSPSNKQYYRQELLLSTVEDISPLIAIVGRCAVLEYTDYISSRPTEIPECDVYICESVYDELRKSLRKLNTPGGLRKFQHSPEVTQDEIFHFKTHLKPIRDVKGAEAQENLALMEDSLDGNPPSVNSDIAAISSPAPSVSSTPISSKVKNKTTKKSLTGYILYSSEVRKGISQSNPDASFGDISRMVGTEWKNLPASVKQSWEDRASRLNEESAARREIDESLNCAGGAVSGSPGPNDQQNGHIFECLWDKCDYQFEDAVDCMEHCIQDGTGHIQRTAMQGNATAFTCLWRGCIRMKKNMQAFPSMLRLIKHVREVHLSKGGKILLPNERSKNFVPRKNQKTTQVIQLNTQSHQVQQAVMSPRGVTGNGVENGAVSQYPMQVLGPPPEPMFVTVPPRPQRVLHSEAYIKYIENLQNTSTAPQKPTWKTAVKIATPSNVTTKPGTALPTNWLGRYAEGTTEDVVTALCHLRNFMMDDALQIKRSCY